One segment of Solanum lycopersicum chromosome 1, SLM_r2.1 DNA contains the following:
- the LOC101264075 gene encoding chromatin remodeling protein EBS, with product MAKTRTNRRTLDSYTVKSINKTVRAGDCVLMRASESSKPSYVARVEKIESDNRGGNVRVHVRWYYRPEESIGGRRQFHGSKELFMSDHRDIQSADTIEGKCTVHTFKSYTKLDAVGNEDFFCRFDYNSSTGAFNPDRVAVYCKCEMPYNPDDLMVQCEGCSDWFHPTCIDMTPEEAKRLDHFFCQNCSSEDQKKLLNSHATSRHADIKVESKRRRR from the exons ATGGCTAAAACTCGTACAAATCGTCGAACCCTAGATTCTTACACTGTCAAATCCATCAACAAGACCGTTCGAG CCGGCGACTGCGTGTTGATGAGAGCGTCGGAGTCGTCAAAGCCGTCGTACGTTGCTCGAGTTGAGAAGATTGAGTCCGACAATAGAGGTGGCAACGTCAGGGTTCACGTCCGGTGGTACTACCGTCCGGAGGAGTCGATCGGCGGCCGACGTCAGTTTCACGGCTCCAAGGAACTTTTTATGTCCGATCACCGAGATATACAAAGTGCCGACACAATTGAAGGCAAGTGTACGGTCCACACATTCAAGAGCTACACCAAACTCGACGCTGTTGGGAACGAAGACTTCTTTTGCCGATTTGACTACAATTCTTCTACCGGAGCATTTAATCCTGACAGAGTTGCTGT GTACTGTAAATGTGAAATGCCATACAATCCTGATGACCTCATGGTTCAATGTGAGGGCTGCAGTGACTG GTTTCACCCTACTTGTATAGACATGACGCCAGAGGAAGCCAAGAGACTTGACCACTTCTTTTGCCAAAATTGTTCATCTGAAGATCAGAAGAAATTGCTAAATTCTCATGCTACTTCAAGACATGCTGATATAAAG GTTGAGTCCAAACGCCGACGGAGGTAA
- the LOC101247167 gene encoding uncharacterized protein isoform X1 — protein sequence MAESTTIQRSSPEGDDHELKEENIEKKKDFTANPEFFSCMLQPVPADSDPNYIGIRRFLLHRKAESGVLRRKDWRGNGKGYVAYRNYISRPRNWETLQIPSRPSTPGNSGRWMPSASPVSQLLESDSWNSLKDLRSPSQASQALSRTTSFSSNVSDTDDRPRRRSEPAYSFVGMHCIFDQCKAMVTVIKFGHMSSDLLAYGATDGSLTVCSVSMPPSVIKQLTGHSKDVTDFDFSTNNQYIASSSMDKTVRVWDISRGLCIRVIYGVSSQLCIRFHPVNNNFLSAGNAKKEINVFNFSTGRTISTTVVDGEVTAMDHDHTGQFIFCGDSQGCIYTVSMNSHTGALSRTHRNRSSSKHRSAVTTVEYRTFSLLARGPVLLTFTRDGSLSFFSISLEMKGYLTLRCSLKLAPRLHSIRASFCPLLSLEKGEYIVAGSEDANVYFYDLTRPKNTCVNKLQGHGYPVIGIAWNHGENLLASSDFGGTVIVWKRAKTA from the exons ATGGCGGAATCGACGACAATTCAGAGGAGCTCGCCTGAAGGTGATGATCATGAACTGAAGGAGGAGAATATTGAGAAGAAAAAGGATTTTACTGCAAATCCTGAGTTTTTCAGTTGTATGCTTCAGCCAGTGCCTGCCGATTCAGATCCAAATTACATTGGAATACGCCGGTTCCTCCTCCATCGCAAAGCTGAATCCGGTGTGCTTCGTCGCAAG GACTGGAGAGGCAATGGAAAAGGATACGTAGCTTATCGTAATTATATTAGTAGGCCAAGGAATTGGGAGACATTGCAAATACCAAGCCGACCAAGTACCCCAGGGAACAG TGGGCGATGGATGCCTTCAGCAAGTCCAGTTTCCCAGTTACTCGAGTCGGATAGCTGGAATTCCTTAAAG GATTTACGAAGTCCCAGTCAAGCAAGTCAAGCATTGAGTCGGACTACTAGTTTCAGTTCAAATGTGAGTGACACTGATGATCGTCCACGTAGAAGGTCGGAACCTGCATATTCCTTTGTGGGGATGCATTGCATTTTTGATCAATGCAAGGCCATGG TTACGGTTATAAAGTTTGGGCATATGAGTTCTGATCTACTTGCATATGGAGCAACCGATGGCAGTTTAACTGTATGCAGTGTCTCCATGCCCCCTTCAGTCATTAAGCAGTTAACAGGGCATTCAAAAGATGTCACAG attttgactTCTCCACAAACAATCAGTACATTGCATCATCTTCAATGGATAAAACTGTCAGAGTATGGGATATTTCTAGAGGCCTTTGCATTAGGGTGATTTATGGAGTCTCTTCACAGCTTTGTATTCGATTTCATCCT GTGAACAACAACTTCCTTTCTGCTGGCAatgcaaaaaaagaaataaat GTGTTCAATTTTAGCACGGGGAGAACGATCAGTACAACTGTGGTCGATGGCGAAGTCACTGCCATGGACCATGACCACACTGGTCAGTTTATTTTCTGCGGTGATAGTCAG GGGTGTATTTACACAGTTAGTATGAACTCACATACAGGTGCACTATCTCGAACTCATCGGAATAGAAGTAGCAGTAAGCATAGATCTGCTGTTACAACTGTTGAGTACAGGACATTTTCTCTGCTGGCACGAGGCCCTGTCCTGCTGACTTTTACTCGTGACGGAAGTTTGTCTTTTTTCAG CATCTCTTTGGAGATGAAAGGTTATTTGACACTCCGGTGCTCACTGAAGCTGGCTCCACGGCTACACAGCATTCGTGCTTCTTTCTGTCCTTTACTTTCCCTTGAAAAGGGAGAATACATAG TTGCTGGGAGTGAAGATGCAAATGTTTACTTTTATGATTTGACTCGACCAAAGAATACATGTGTAAACAAACTTCAG GGCCATGGCTATCCAGTAATAGGTATTGCTTGGAATCATGGAGAGAACTTGTTAGCGTCGTCTGATTTTGGCGGCACCGTCATTGTATGGAAGAGAGCAAAAACAGCTTAA
- the LOC104645427 gene encoding beta-galactosidase 3-like: MGINTKWFLIFFVLIFGSKICYCSVSYDKKSLIINGQRKILFSGSVHYPRSTPDMWEGIIQKAKDGGLDVIETYVFWNLHEPSPGNYNFEGRNDLVRFIKLIQKAGLYMHLRIGPYICGEWNFGGFPVWLKYVPGISFRTNNEPFKREMQRFTTKIVQMMKNEKLFQTQGGPIILSQIENEYGLEIKQYGAPGHAYMTWAAKMAVEMGTGVPWVMCKEDDAPDPVINTCNGFYCDYFSPNKPNKPTIWTEAWSGWFDDFGGPVHHRPVEDLAFAVARFIQKGGSLVNYYMYHGGTNFGRTAGGPFITTSYDYDAPIDEYGLIRQPKYDHLKELHKAVKLCEPALISADPTVTVLGNYEQAHVFSSGSGHCAAFLANYHLSSTARVTFRHQHYDLPPWSISILPDCKNVVYNTARVGVKTSTAQMLPTNVQLRTWETFSEDVSTIDADSKFTVVGLLEQLNVTRDMSDYLWYTTSVEINSAESFLHRGQHPTLAVQSAGHALHVYVNGRLSGSVYGNRENRRVTFTGGVNLHAGINRISLLSVAVGLPNNGARYETWSAGVLGPVVLHGLDKGQRDLSWQKWSYQVGLRGEAMNLASNAISAAEWVGGSLIARQRQPLTWYKVYFNAPGGSDPLALDMGSMGKGQVWINGQSIGRYWTAYATGNCSPCTYAATYRQGKCQSGCGQPTQRWYHVPRSWLKPTGNLLVVFEEIGGDASKISLVKRSITHV, translated from the exons ATGGGTATCAATACCAAATGgttcttgatattttttgtgTTGATTTTTGGGTCTAAGATTTGTTATTGTAGTGTTAGTTATGATAAGAAATCTCTCATTATCAATGGACAAAGAAAAATTCTGTTTTCTGGCTCTGTTCATTATCCAAGAAGCACCCCTGAT ATGTGGGAGGGCATTATACAGAAGGCAAAAGATGGAGGATTGGATGTTATAGAAACCTATGTGTTTTGGAATCTTCATGAACCTTCACCTGGCAAT TACAACTTTGAGGGGCGTAATGATTTAGTTCGATTCATAAAGCTGATTCAGAAGGCAGGGCTTTATATGCATCTTCGAATTGGGCCTTATATTTGTGGAGAGTGGAATTTTGG TGGTTTTCCTGTATGGTTGAAGTATGTTCCTGGAATCAGCTTTAGAACCAATAATGAACCTTTCAAG AGGGAAATGCAAAGATTCACCACGAAAATTGTCCAAATGATGAAGAATGAGAAGCTATTTCAGACCCAAGGTGGTCCTATCATTCTGTCTCAG ATTGAGAACGAGTATGGGTTAGAAATAAAACAATATGGTGCTCCAGGTCATGCATACATGACTTGGGCAGCTAAAATGGCTGTTGAAATGGGTACTGGGGTCCCGTGGGTCATGTGCAAGGAGGATGATGCCCCTGATCCAGTG ATAAACACCTGCAATGgtttttattgtgattatttttCCCCTAACAAACCTAACAAGCCAACAATATGGACAGAGGCATGGAGTGGCTG GTTTGATGATTTTGGCGGTCCAGTTCAtcatcgaccagttgaagattTGGCCTTTGCAGTAGCTCGGTTCATTCAAAAAGGTGGCTCTTTGGTGAATTATTATATG TATCACGGGGGAACCAACTTTGGAAGAACAGCTGGAGGGCCTTTTATCACTACCAGCTATGACTATGATGCTCCTATTGATGAATATG GCTTGATTAGGCAGCCAaagtatgaccatttgaagGAGCTTCATAAGGCTGTCAAGTTATGTGAACCAGCACTAATTTCTGCTGATCCTACCGTTACTGTCTTAGGGAACTATGAACAG GCACATGTATTTTCTTCCGGCTCTGGACATTGTGCTGCTTTTCTTGCAAATTACCATTTGAGTTCAACTGCAAGGGTGACATTTAGGCACCAACATTACGATCTGCCACCTTGGTCAATAAGCATTCTTCCAGATTGTAAAAATGTTGTATATAATACTGCCAGG GTTGGAGTCAAGACATCCACTGCACAAATGCTGCCCACAAATGTACAACTGCGCACTTGGGAAACATTTAGCGAAGATGTATCCACCATTGACGCGGATTCAAAGTTCACTGTTGTTGGTCTGTTGGAGCAATTAAATGTTACCAGGGATATGAGTGACTACCTTTGGTACACCACTAG CGTCGAGATAAATTCAGCTGAATCATTTCTACACCGAGGGCAACATCCTACTCTTGCTGTGCAGTCAGCAGGCCATGCCTTGCACGTTTATGTTAATGGACGGCTTTCAG GTTCAGTTTATGGAAACCGAGAAAACCGAAGAGTTACATTTACAGGAGGTGTTAACCTGCATGCTGGAATAAACAGAATTTCTCTACTCAGTGTAGCTGTTGGATTGCCG AACAACGGAGCACGTTATGAGACATGGAGTGCAGGAGTCCTTGGGCCAGTCGTTCTTCATGGGCTAGACAAGGGTCAAAGGGACTTATCATGGCAGAAATGGTCATATCAG GTGGGGTTGAGAGGCGAGGCCATGAACTTGGCTTCAAATGCAATATCTGCTGCTGAATGGGTAGGAGGCTCTTTGATTGCAAGACAGCGACAACCTCTTACATGGTACAAG GTATATTTCAATGCACCAGGAGGAAGTGATCCATTAGCACTGGACATGGGTAGTATGGGAAAAGGTCAAGTATGGATCAATGGACAGAGCATTGGAAGATACTGGACCGCTTATGCCACTGGTAACTGCAGTCCTTGTACTTATGCAGCTACATACAGACAAGGAAAGTGCCAATCTGGTTGCGGCCAGCCAACTCAAAGATG GTACCACGTTCCTCGATCTTGGTTGAAGCCAACTGGGAACTTGCTGGTAGTTTTTGAGGAGATAGGTGGGGATGCATCAAAGATTTCTCTTGTCAAACGGTCAATTACACATGTatag
- the LOC101247167 gene encoding uncharacterized protein isoform X2 has protein sequence MAESTTIQRSSPEGDDHELKEENIEKKKDFTANPEFFSCMLQPVPADSDPNYIGIRRFLLHRKAESGVLRRKDWRGNGKGYVAYRNYISRPRNWETLQIPSRPSTPGNSGRWMPSASPVSQLLESDSWNSLKDLRSPSQASQALSRTTSFSSNVSDTDDRPRRRSEPAYSFVGMHCIFDQCKAMVTVIKFGHMSSDLLAYGATDGSLTVCSVSMPPSVIKQLTGHSKDVTDFDFSTNNQYIASSSMDKTVRVWDISRGLCIRVIYGVSSQLCIRFHPVNNNFLSAGNAKKEINVFNFSTGRTISTTVVDGEVTAMDHDHTGQFIFCGDSQGCIYTVSMNSHTGALSRTHRNRSSSKHRSAVTTVEYRTFSLLARGPVLLTFTRDGSLSFFSISLEMKGYLTLRCSLKLAPRLHSIRASFCPLLSLEKGEYIVCLVTKLEVIFLWRDLFWYRSLVLLTFHLLPFNFYCIYLQSRNYSK, from the exons ATGGCGGAATCGACGACAATTCAGAGGAGCTCGCCTGAAGGTGATGATCATGAACTGAAGGAGGAGAATATTGAGAAGAAAAAGGATTTTACTGCAAATCCTGAGTTTTTCAGTTGTATGCTTCAGCCAGTGCCTGCCGATTCAGATCCAAATTACATTGGAATACGCCGGTTCCTCCTCCATCGCAAAGCTGAATCCGGTGTGCTTCGTCGCAAG GACTGGAGAGGCAATGGAAAAGGATACGTAGCTTATCGTAATTATATTAGTAGGCCAAGGAATTGGGAGACATTGCAAATACCAAGCCGACCAAGTACCCCAGGGAACAG TGGGCGATGGATGCCTTCAGCAAGTCCAGTTTCCCAGTTACTCGAGTCGGATAGCTGGAATTCCTTAAAG GATTTACGAAGTCCCAGTCAAGCAAGTCAAGCATTGAGTCGGACTACTAGTTTCAGTTCAAATGTGAGTGACACTGATGATCGTCCACGTAGAAGGTCGGAACCTGCATATTCCTTTGTGGGGATGCATTGCATTTTTGATCAATGCAAGGCCATGG TTACGGTTATAAAGTTTGGGCATATGAGTTCTGATCTACTTGCATATGGAGCAACCGATGGCAGTTTAACTGTATGCAGTGTCTCCATGCCCCCTTCAGTCATTAAGCAGTTAACAGGGCATTCAAAAGATGTCACAG attttgactTCTCCACAAACAATCAGTACATTGCATCATCTTCAATGGATAAAACTGTCAGAGTATGGGATATTTCTAGAGGCCTTTGCATTAGGGTGATTTATGGAGTCTCTTCACAGCTTTGTATTCGATTTCATCCT GTGAACAACAACTTCCTTTCTGCTGGCAatgcaaaaaaagaaataaat GTGTTCAATTTTAGCACGGGGAGAACGATCAGTACAACTGTGGTCGATGGCGAAGTCACTGCCATGGACCATGACCACACTGGTCAGTTTATTTTCTGCGGTGATAGTCAG GGGTGTATTTACACAGTTAGTATGAACTCACATACAGGTGCACTATCTCGAACTCATCGGAATAGAAGTAGCAGTAAGCATAGATCTGCTGTTACAACTGTTGAGTACAGGACATTTTCTCTGCTGGCACGAGGCCCTGTCCTGCTGACTTTTACTCGTGACGGAAGTTTGTCTTTTTTCAG CATCTCTTTGGAGATGAAAGGTTATTTGACACTCCGGTGCTCACTGAAGCTGGCTCCACGGCTACACAGCATTCGTGCTTCTTTCTGTCCTTTACTTTCCCTTGAAAAGGGAGAATACATAG TTTGTTTGGTTACCAAGCTGGAAGTCATTTTCTTGTGGAGAGATTTGTTTTGGTACAGATCCCTTGTTTTATTGACTTTTCACCTTCTACCTTTCAACTTCTATTGTATTTATTTACAATCAAGAAACTActcaaaatga
- the LOC101245408 gene encoding pentatricopeptide repeat-containing protein At1g74600, chloroplastic, giving the protein MNSISCQQLEHKLSPFGRKLISSVAFAGSTSSFPEQPPIQFLTKSRNIIHSKPEISHAHLIKTQNLEGNTHAANSVLHNYGEYSRMDNAAKVLEEMPKQNSVSWNLMISNSNKALLYQDSWRLFCRMHMLGFDMNMYTYGSILSACGALTSTLWGEQVYGLVMKNGFFSDGYVRCGMIELFSRSCRFSDALRVFYDYLCDNVVCWNAIISGAVKNREYWVALDIFRLMWGEFLKPNEFTIPSVLNACVSLLELQFGKMVHGAAIKCGLESDVFVGTSIVDLYAKCGFMDEAFRELMQMPVSNVVSWTAMLNGFVQNDDPISAVQIFGEMRNKGIEINNYTVTCVLAACANPTMAKEAIQIHSWIYKTGYYQDSVVQTSFINMYSKIGDVALSELVFAEAENLEHLSLWSNMISVLAQNSDSDKSIHLFRRIFQEDLKPDKFCCSSILGVVDCLDLGRQIHSYILKLGLISNLNVSSSLFTMYSKCGSIEESYIIFELIEDKDNVSWASMIAGFVEHGFSDRAVELFREMPVEEIVPDEMTLTAVLNACSSLQTLKSGKEIHGFILRRGVGELHIVNGAIVNMYTKCGDLVSARSFFDMIPLKDKFSCSSMITGYAQRGHVEDTLQLFKQMLITDLDSSSFTISSVLGVIALSNRSRIGIQVHAHCIKMGSQSEASTGSSVVTMYSKCGSIDDCCKAFKEILTPDLVSWTAMIVSYAQNGKGGDALQVYESMRNSGIQPDSVTFVGVLSACSHAGLVEEGYFFLNSMMKDYGIEPGYRHYACMVDLLSRSGRLTEAERFICDMPIKPDALIWGTLLAACKLHDEVELGKLVAKKIIELEPSEVGAYVSLSNIWASLGQWDEVLKIRGSLRGTGISKEPGWSSL; this is encoded by the coding sequence ATGAACTCTATCAGTTGCCAGCAACTGGAGCACAAACTCTCACCTTTTGGGCGCAAATTGATCTCCTCCGTTGCCTTTGCTGGTAGCACATCTAGTTTCCCTGAGCAGCCCCCTATTCAGTTTCTCACCAAATCGAGAAATATTATTCACTCAAAACCCGAAATATCCCATGCCCATCTCATTAAGACTCAGAATCTTGAAGGCAATACACATGCTGCAAATTCTGTGCTTCATAACTATGGTGAATATTCAAGAATGGACAATGCAGCCAAGGTGCTTGAAGAAATGCCTAAACAAAATTCTGTTTCATGGAATTTGATGATTTCTAATTCAAATAAAGCATTACTGTACCAAGATTCTTGGAGGCTATTTTGTAGGATGCACATGTTGGGGTTTGACATGAATATGTATACTTATGGTAGTATTCTTTCTGCCTGTGGTGCTTTAACATCTACATTGTGGGGTGAGCAGGTTTATGGGCTTGTGATGAAAAATGGGTTTTTTTCGGATGGATATGTAAGATGTGGGATGATAGAATTGTTTTCTAGAAGCTGTAGGTTTAGTGATGCTTTAAGGGTGTTTTATGATTATCTGTGTGATAATGTGGTTTGCTGGAATGCTATCATATCGGGAGCGGTGAAAAATAGGGAGTATTGGGTTGCTTTGGATATTTTTAGACTAATGTGGGGTGAGTTCTTAAAGCCTAATGAATTTACTATTCCAAGTGTACTGAATGCTTGTGTTTCATTGTTGGAACTTCAATTTGGCAAAATGGTTCATGGAGCGGCTATAAAATGTGGTCTGGAAAGTGATGTTTTTGTGGGGACTTCTATTGTTGATTTGTATGCAAAATGTGGGTTTATGGATGAAGCATTTAGGGAACTCATGCAGATGCCAGTCAGCAATGTTGTTTCTTGGACTGCAATGCTAAATGGTTTTGTGCAGAATGACGATCCTATTTCTGCAGTTCAAATTTTTGGAGAAATGAGGAATAAAGGGATAGAGATAAACAACTACACTGTCACCTGTGTGCTTGCTGCCTGTGCTAATCCTACTATGGCAAAAGAAGCAATCCAAATCCATTCTTGGATCTATAAGACTGGATATTATCAGGATTCAGTTGTGCAAACGTCTTTTATCAATATGTACTCGAAGATAGGAGATGTTGCCTTATCTGAACTAGTCTTTGCAGAGGCTGAAAATCTGGAGCACTTAAGTTTGTGGTCTAATATGATATCTGTTCTTGCCCAGAATAGTGATTCTGACAAGTCAATTCATCTATTTCGGAGAATATTCCAAGAGGACTTGAAACCTGATAAGTTCTGTTGTTCTAGTATCTTGGGAGTTGTAGACTGTCTAGACTTGGGTAGACAGATACATAGCTATATCCTTAAATTAGGGTTAATCTCTAATCTTAATGTGAGCAGCTCTCTGTTCACGATGTACTCAAAATGTGGTAGTATAGAGgaatcatatattatatttgagCTGATTGAGGATAAGGATAATGTCTCATGGGCCTCAATGATTGCTGGTTTTGTAGAACATGGTTTTTCAGATAGAGCCGTTGAACTTTTCAGAGAGATGCCCGTGGAGGAAATCGTTCCTGACGAAATGACATTAACTGCTGTCCTTAATGCATGTAGTTCTCTTCAGACCTTGAAGTCTGGGAAAGAAATTCATGGCTTCATTCTTCGGCGTGGTGTTGGTGAGCTTCACATTGTCAATGGTGCCATTGTGAATATGTATACCAAGTGTGGTGATCTAGTTTCGGCAAGAAGTTTCTTTGATATGATACCCCTTAAAGATAAGTTTTCATGTTCTTCCATGATAACTGGATATGCTCAAAGGGGTCATGTGGAAGACACACTTCAGCTGTTCAAGCAAATGCTGATAACTGATTTAGATAGTAGTTCCTTTACAATTTCTTCTGTTCTTGGGGTTATTGCTCTTTCTAACAGATCTCGCATTGGTATCCAAGTGCATGCACATTGTATAAAAATGGGATCACAATCAGAAGCATCAACGGGAAGTTCAGTAGTTACGATGTATTCAAAATGTGGAAGTATTGATGATTGCTGCAAAGCATTCAAAGAAATTTTGACACCTGATTTGGTTAGCTGGACTGCTATGATTGTAAGCTATGCTCAAAATGGAAAAGGGGGTGATGCGTTGCAAGTATACGAGTCAATGAGGAATTCAGGAATCCAGCCTGATTCAGTAACTTTTGTTGGTGTTCTTTCTGCTTGTAGCCATGCTGGTCTGGTTGAAGAAGggtatttttttctaaattcaaTGATGAAAGACTACGGAATTGAACCTGGTTATCGCCATTATGCCTGTATGGTAGATCTTCTCAGTCGCTCTGGTAGATTAACTGAGGCTGAGAGATTCATTTGTGATATGCCTATAAAACCTGATGCATTGATCTGGGGAACATTACTTGCTGCTTGTAAATTGCACGATgaagttgagctaggaaagctGGTAGCAAAAAAGATCATAGAGTTGGAACCGAGTGAAGTTGGTGCATATGTCTCATTGTCAAATATCTGGGCTAGTTTGGGCCAATGGgatgaagtattgaaaataagAGGTTCATTGCGAGGAACTGGGATATCAAAGGAGCCTGGATGGAGTTCTTTGTGA